A region from the Phycisphaerales bacterium genome encodes:
- a CDS encoding RDD family protein, with protein sequence MIDGTFFSRSMVRTITFVAVLAISLVARGADPNVLGAGSASGGDEAFPFVTHAWIVKPTSSGGSTLFHLPPRRAATGLGTEGRGVSDGGYRLAAQFAHTIGQAAAWDDRVYVLERSPMGNSDARSRRVLSIRAIRAAGGLDLWRYEPVQGATIHPPLEGDGVVLGFAAGETGPVALTSEAVGRGTTWRLSLRAAGPTRWFDVELPNELRGEVSAKPAREASASEDRSPFDPHRWHVLVRGDRVLLIRLALEQGGTIDVWEGPALQGVRSRLDERVKASRDRGFTSPGERPASIFQSNDDGPALVSCVWTHSTRIDPIGASVEGGVTNVGEWLLRWCDRGPTMSFWRESLDRRGFRTLADVPHGGGIVIPIAGLDRMIVAFAAASASDGALSRITELSSVTGATLYDGDARLVAAISKNDVWQIMLLLVAITAVVLLFVVRADTREGVLLPTGFALAEPGRRMMATLLDFSIWAVVAATSMGSSLVEAFSVQGLVSGRAFLVVLVGLILGCVAGTIGEAFWGRSFGKMLTACEVIDAGCGGPEGTGPVERPSLSMCLLRNVLKWSLPPLGIVALVDPEWRHPGDRYSRSVVVIRVETDPA encoded by the coding sequence ATGATTGATGGGACGTTCTTCAGTCGCTCCATGGTTCGAACCATCACCTTCGTGGCGGTGCTCGCGATCTCGCTCGTCGCACGCGGCGCCGATCCGAACGTACTCGGGGCCGGGAGCGCGAGTGGTGGCGACGAGGCGTTTCCCTTCGTGACGCACGCCTGGATTGTGAAACCAACGAGTTCCGGGGGGAGCACGCTCTTTCACCTGCCGCCCCGGCGCGCGGCGACAGGGTTGGGTACCGAGGGGCGTGGCGTCTCGGATGGCGGCTATCGACTGGCGGCCCAGTTCGCGCACACCATCGGGCAAGCCGCGGCGTGGGATGATCGTGTGTACGTGCTCGAGCGCAGCCCGATGGGCAATTCCGACGCGCGATCGCGGCGCGTGCTTTCCATCCGGGCGATCCGGGCCGCCGGTGGGCTGGACCTGTGGCGCTATGAGCCGGTGCAGGGCGCGACGATCCATCCGCCGCTGGAAGGCGATGGCGTGGTGCTGGGCTTTGCCGCGGGAGAGACGGGGCCTGTGGCGCTGACGAGTGAGGCCGTAGGACGCGGCACGACGTGGCGGCTCTCGCTTCGGGCGGCGGGTCCCACGCGCTGGTTCGATGTCGAACTCCCCAACGAACTTCGGGGCGAGGTGTCGGCCAAACCCGCGAGAGAGGCTTCGGCGAGTGAGGACCGATCGCCCTTTGATCCCCATCGATGGCACGTGCTCGTTCGGGGCGATCGGGTGCTGCTGATTCGCCTTGCTCTCGAGCAAGGCGGCACGATCGACGTGTGGGAGGGGCCCGCCCTCCAGGGTGTTCGATCGCGGCTCGATGAACGCGTGAAGGCCAGCCGGGATCGTGGATTCACGTCGCCGGGCGAGCGACCAGCATCGATCTTCCAATCGAATGACGATGGGCCGGCACTCGTGTCATGCGTGTGGACCCACTCGACGCGCATCGACCCGATCGGGGCGAGCGTCGAGGGGGGCGTGACGAACGTGGGGGAGTGGCTCTTGCGCTGGTGCGACCGTGGACCGACGATGTCGTTCTGGCGCGAGTCGCTCGATCGCCGAGGGTTTCGAACGCTCGCCGACGTGCCACATGGCGGAGGGATAGTGATCCCGATCGCGGGACTGGACCGCATGATTGTCGCCTTTGCAGCGGCCTCCGCGAGCGATGGAGCGCTCAGCAGGATCACCGAGTTGTCCAGCGTGACGGGCGCGACGCTCTATGACGGCGACGCGCGCCTCGTCGCGGCAATCTCGAAGAATGACGTGTGGCAGATCATGCTGCTGCTCGTCGCGATCACGGCGGTCGTGCTGCTCTTTGTGGTCCGCGCGGACACGCGCGAAGGCGTGCTCCTTCCCACGGGGTTCGCGCTCGCCGAGCCGGGGCGACGGATGATGGCGACGTTGCTCGACTTCTCGATCTGGGCGGTCGTGGCCGCGACGAGCATGGGGTCGTCCCTGGTCGAGGCCTTCTCCGTGCAGGGACTCGTGAGTGGGCGGGCCTTCCTCGTCGTGCTTGTGGGCCTGATTCTGGGATGCGTCGCCGGGACCATCGGCGAGGCGTTCTGGGGGCGATCGTTCGGGAAGATGCTGACGGCGTGCGAGGTGATCGACGCCGGCTGCGGCGGGCCCGAGGGGACGGGGCCTGTGGAGCGTCCCTCACTCAGTATGTGCCTCCTTCGGAACGTCCTGAAATGGAGCCTCCCACCCCTGGGTATCGTCGCGCTGGTTGATCCCGAGTGGCGCCACCCCGGCGACCGGTACTCGCGGTCGGTCGTTGTGATCCGCGTGGAAACGGACCCGGCCTAG
- a CDS encoding tetratricopeptide repeat protein has translation MSETAAKPEAATTGELPSSGEGAPATTPSLARVWQVPVTLAGVGLLIAGVVIAFLRAPKPDHSGVLHEAQTLLASQKYAEALGSINTNVLPLVAKGALSPQQLAEMSLLTARAVALGQRELGVNRRENNSAIVEHYSKAEAGHIPLDARDESLRTEAMIGLEMFKEAESRVPKIADAPTRERLTRSLIEALTSAKRHSDAMAWLTRTSTDPSTSEPLRWWCVGQQAMVLLSQGFHEEAITRLLRAMPRLDGIPPHDAAPLYMMLARAYAETGDTEQALSQLVRVEAILSPDDPLMPRVLLAQGRLAQEHDRERARERYRSLLERFKGVPEHPAALLGLADVDAADGHHDSAIANYQELLAIVGRSDSPSEAPHGASSEHGRVADGAHSSSDSKSSSAADDAHATPANAEKHAEVTEVEHPGGKVEYLRDDGTKADSHGDPHATGESDAHSASEPSHTDTKHASESHAKASHASSSHAASGHASDSYTSHGSSSASESLLWPTVTLGTIESSAMSHYRDRFDAEDYGNALRYVEVARRAGQMRGEVGLDVLAAVGQVNRLLGEQTLKDSGGEALTVATADPVTQAQAKEHFLASGRAFKEHARRTLVKNLGAHASSLWASGEVYDLAGDSDEAMAAFRQFLSEFPIDPKTPEAKYRLAIMAMARGELNDAQRLFRELIAGRGAAQSSGPFADMSLIPLARALLSDTSTDNDSEAERLLVRVVSGEAGGPGTEVFRQGLLEFAGYLYQSKRYAEAIARFTEIIERYSGEDRGDGSIDSARYMLADAHRLEAERLAVELKNPAITQTARRASENERHAHLVAAQDAFELAKKGLAELRSRNQLRDRQLRNCYFYLGEVAFDLEDFEGSIRAYDEARERYSRDPSALVAMIQIVAAHQARGELDQARAAHARAKKFFESLPDSVWDDPTLPMDRRAWERWLAVSATLVGPGPGATREAAHDEPDEHE, from the coding sequence GTGAGCGAGACGGCGGCCAAACCAGAGGCGGCCACTACGGGAGAACTTCCGTCGAGTGGTGAGGGTGCGCCCGCCACGACCCCGAGTCTGGCACGTGTCTGGCAGGTGCCGGTTACGCTCGCGGGCGTCGGACTCCTCATCGCCGGCGTGGTGATCGCGTTCCTGCGTGCGCCAAAGCCCGACCACTCGGGGGTGCTGCACGAGGCCCAGACGCTACTCGCCTCGCAGAAATATGCCGAGGCCCTCGGCTCGATCAACACGAACGTCCTGCCGCTGGTCGCCAAGGGCGCCTTGTCGCCCCAGCAGTTGGCGGAGATGTCGCTCCTGACGGCCCGGGCGGTCGCGTTGGGGCAGCGCGAGTTGGGCGTGAACCGGCGCGAGAACAACTCGGCGATCGTGGAGCACTATTCCAAGGCCGAGGCCGGGCACATCCCGCTCGACGCACGCGACGAGTCGCTGCGGACCGAGGCGATGATCGGGCTGGAGATGTTCAAGGAAGCAGAGTCGCGCGTGCCGAAGATCGCCGACGCGCCGACGCGCGAGCGGCTCACCAGATCGCTCATCGAGGCATTGACGTCGGCCAAGCGCCACAGCGACGCGATGGCGTGGCTGACAAGGACCTCGACCGATCCAAGTACATCCGAGCCGCTCCGCTGGTGGTGCGTGGGTCAGCAGGCGATGGTGCTGCTCTCGCAGGGGTTCCACGAGGAGGCCATCACGCGACTCCTCCGCGCCATGCCCCGGCTGGACGGGATTCCGCCGCACGATGCCGCGCCGCTCTACATGATGCTCGCTCGGGCCTACGCCGAGACAGGTGACACGGAGCAGGCTCTGTCGCAGTTGGTTCGTGTGGAAGCGATTCTGTCGCCGGACGATCCGCTCATGCCGCGTGTACTTCTGGCCCAGGGGCGCCTGGCGCAGGAGCACGATCGCGAGCGGGCGCGTGAACGATATCGGTCGCTCCTCGAGCGATTCAAGGGCGTTCCCGAGCATCCCGCGGCGTTGCTCGGCCTCGCCGACGTGGACGCCGCCGACGGGCACCACGACTCGGCGATCGCGAACTATCAGGAGTTGCTCGCGATCGTGGGGCGGAGCGATTCGCCGAGCGAAGCACCACACGGAGCGAGCAGCGAGCATGGCCGCGTCGCTGACGGGGCACACAGTTCTTCCGATTCCAAGTCATCGAGCGCGGCAGACGATGCCCACGCCACGCCCGCGAATGCCGAGAAGCATGCCGAGGTCACCGAGGTCGAGCATCCCGGCGGCAAGGTCGAGTACCTCCGCGACGACGGCACAAAGGCCGATTCGCACGGCGATCCACACGCAACCGGCGAGAGTGATGCGCACAGCGCGTCCGAGCCGTCACACACGGACACCAAGCACGCCTCGGAAAGCCACGCGAAAGCAAGTCACGCCTCTTCGAGTCATGCCGCTTCGGGCCACGCCTCCGATTCGTACACATCCCACGGATCGTCGAGCGCCAGTGAGTCGTTGCTCTGGCCGACGGTCACGCTCGGGACGATCGAGTCGAGCGCGATGTCGCACTATCGCGATCGCTTCGACGCTGAGGACTACGGCAACGCGCTGCGCTACGTCGAGGTCGCGCGTCGCGCGGGGCAGATGCGGGGCGAGGTCGGTTTAGATGTCCTCGCCGCGGTCGGCCAGGTGAATCGGCTCCTGGGCGAACAGACGCTCAAGGACTCGGGAGGCGAGGCCCTCACGGTCGCGACCGCCGATCCCGTCACCCAGGCCCAGGCGAAGGAGCACTTCCTCGCGAGCGGGCGCGCCTTCAAGGAGCACGCTCGCCGGACGCTCGTCAAAAATCTGGGCGCCCACGCCTCGAGCCTCTGGGCCAGCGGCGAGGTCTACGACCTCGCGGGCGATTCCGACGAAGCAATGGCCGCCTTCCGCCAGTTCCTCTCCGAGTTTCCGATCGATCCCAAGACACCCGAGGCGAAGTATCGCCTGGCGATCATGGCGATGGCGCGGGGCGAGTTGAACGACGCGCAGCGGCTCTTCCGCGAACTGATCGCCGGCCGCGGCGCCGCCCAGAGTTCCGGACCATTCGCCGACATGAGCCTCATCCCCCTCGCACGGGCGCTCCTCTCCGACACGTCGACCGACAACGACAGCGAGGCCGAACGTCTGCTCGTTCGCGTCGTCAGCGGCGAGGCGGGCGGCCCGGGGACCGAGGTCTTCCGCCAGGGGCTCCTCGAGTTTGCCGGATATCTCTATCAGTCCAAGCGATACGCCGAGGCCATCGCACGATTCACCGAGATCATCGAGCGATACTCGGGCGAGGATCGCGGTGACGGCTCGATCGATAGTGCGCGATACATGCTCGCCGACGCGCACCGCCTCGAGGCCGAGCGACTCGCCGTGGAACTCAAGAATCCCGCGATCACGCAGACGGCCCGGCGCGCCTCGGAGAACGAGCGTCACGCCCACCTCGTCGCGGCCCAGGACGCCTTCGAACTCGCGAAGAAGGGCCTGGCCGAACTCCGCTCGAGGAACCAACTCCGCGACCGCCAACTCCGCAACTGCTACTTCTACCTTGGCGAGGTCGCCTTCGATCTCGAAGACTTCGAGGGCTCCATCCGCGCCTACGACGAGGCCCGCGAGCGATACTCGCGCGATCCTTCCGCGCTCGTCGCGATGATTCAGATCGTCGCGGCCCACCAGGCGCGGGGCGAACTCGATCAGGCCCGAGCGGCCCACGCCAGGGCCAAAAAGTTCTTCGAGAGCCTCCCCGATTCGGTCTGGGATGACCCGACACTCCCGATGGATCGTCGCGCGTGGGAGCGATGGCTGGCGGTAAGCGCCACGCTCGTCGGGCCGGGGCCGGGCGCCACGAGAGAGGCGGCCCACGACGAGCCCGACGAGCACGAATAG